From the genome of Nostoc sp. C052, one region includes:
- a CDS encoding DUF1257 domain-containing protein, with product MSHFSTVKTKLSNHECLVQALTDLNLSPQVHQTAQSLKGYYGGSQGQSAEIIVSGRTIKARADIGFKWNQSSGVYDVIHDGYETVPKLGKDFFSNKLMLAYGQRMVRSIAAELQEQFGECAIAESTDGTVQTLRLTFAGHQEVQQYARR from the coding sequence ATGTCACACTTCTCAACCGTTAAAACCAAATTAAGCAATCACGAGTGTTTGGTGCAAGCTCTCACGGATTTAAACCTATCACCGCAGGTTCACCAAACAGCACAATCACTAAAAGGATACTACGGTGGTTCTCAAGGACAAAGTGCTGAAATCATCGTATCTGGTCGCACCATAAAAGCCCGTGCAGACATCGGGTTCAAATGGAATCAGTCAAGTGGTGTGTACGATGTGATACACGACGGCTACGAGACAGTTCCGAAGCTGGGCAAAGACTTTTTCAGTAATAAACTAATGCTGGCTTATGGACAACGGATGGTTCGATCTATTGCCGCCGAGTTACAAGAGCAGTTTGGAGAATGTGCGATCGCAGAATCTACTGATGGCACTGTGCAAACTTTACGGCTCACTTTTGCCGGACATCAAGAAGTTCAACAATATGCACGGAGATAA
- a CDS encoding DUF2997 domain-containing protein, translating to MERSILIHFDSATGEVKVEALGFEGLTCLSATQPFEEALGVVQGEREFKPEAQQQRITSTHQQYQRQ from the coding sequence ATGGAACGGTCAATACTGATTCACTTCGACAGCGCTACAGGTGAAGTGAAAGTGGAAGCTCTTGGATTCGAGGGGTTAACTTGTTTGTCAGCAACCCAGCCATTTGAAGAGGCGTTGGGAGTTGTACAGGGCGAACGTGAATTTAAGCCGGAAGCCCAACAGCAACGTATAACTTCTACCCATCAACAGTACCAACGCCAGTAA
- a CDS encoding AAA family ATPase yields MKLSNLLSTLDSQIPIAAVDVLSPDEATIIQWLTTEANNKLSSPVFFWNLGVSTLEQCLIAADGGLVFKPVAEYKRPPQADPLLFVFDYIANFSGNGVFILGDIHPFIANNSPQLSWEILSKVKNLYHRLKPTDKRIVLLGQNIQLHESLVRLIPYCEVPLPSIDQILLHLNSYLHDLQQSAIEQELTFTISLENAEKETLSRAALGLTLEEISDFLRLTVKENLSNDGVVVGADFIPKAVEYKTRLLSQMGIELGKPATIPFGGLDLLRDWLMRRRRLFTQEARSLSLPQPKGVLLAGPPGTGKTLLAKNIANILNLPLLQLDIASLLGSLVGESEGNVRRALKTAEAIAPCILWIDEIEKALSGSGDTSGVSQRILGNILTFMSESQCGVFVVATCNDPSALPSELKRKGRFDENFFVDLPTEPERVKILGIHLERFGIQVQLEYLEAIATNTAKFSGAELETLASEAALLAFDEDRPQQVTLADLEACRQTITPLAIQDAAAVERMQVWASTARRASSPVVAAKTQSLRAAKFRNMN; encoded by the coding sequence ATGAAACTCTCAAATCTTCTCTCCACACTCGATTCACAAATCCCCATCGCTGCGGTTGATGTCCTATCTCCTGATGAAGCGACGATTATTCAGTGGTTGACAACTGAAGCTAACAACAAGCTTTCAAGTCCAGTATTCTTCTGGAATCTGGGGGTATCAACCTTAGAACAATGTTTAATCGCAGCAGATGGGGGATTGGTGTTTAAGCCAGTTGCAGAGTACAAAAGACCTCCACAGGCTGATCCGCTACTATTTGTATTCGACTACATTGCTAACTTTAGTGGGAATGGTGTATTTATCCTCGGAGATATTCACCCCTTTATTGCTAATAATTCACCCCAATTGAGTTGGGAGATTTTAAGCAAAGTTAAAAACCTTTACCACAGGTTAAAACCCACAGATAAACGCATTGTCTTGTTGGGTCAGAACATACAATTACACGAATCCCTAGTCAGATTGATTCCTTATTGTGAAGTTCCTTTACCTAGTATTGACCAAATACTACTTCATCTCAATTCTTATTTGCATGACCTACAACAGTCTGCTATTGAACAGGAATTGACTTTCACTATTTCTCTAGAAAATGCTGAAAAAGAAACTCTTTCTCGTGCTGCCCTGGGTTTAACCCTGGAGGAGATTAGTGATTTCCTTCGGTTAACAGTCAAAGAAAACTTAAGTAATGATGGTGTCGTTGTCGGCGCTGACTTTATCCCCAAAGCCGTCGAGTACAAAACTCGGCTACTGTCTCAAATGGGTATTGAGTTGGGCAAACCTGCGACAATCCCTTTTGGCGGTTTGGATCTTCTGCGTGATTGGTTGATGAGGCGGCGGCGGCTGTTCACGCAAGAGGCGCGAAGTCTCTCTTTACCCCAACCAAAAGGTGTGTTGCTGGCTGGCCCACCCGGTACTGGAAAAACGTTATTGGCTAAAAACATTGCTAACATCCTTAATCTACCGCTACTCCAGCTAGATATTGCGTCTCTTCTTGGTTCTTTAGTTGGTGAATCAGAGGGCAATGTACGCCGCGCATTAAAGACTGCTGAGGCGATCGCACCCTGCATTTTATGGATAGACGAAATAGAAAAAGCCCTTTCTGGCAGTGGTGACACTAGTGGAGTCTCACAGAGGATTCTGGGTAATATCCTTACATTCATGTCCGAATCTCAGTGTGGCGTGTTTGTCGTAGCAACTTGCAATGACCCCTCTGCACTGCCAAGTGAGCTAAAGAGGAAGGGAAGATTTGACGAAAATTTCTTTGTTGATCTGCCCACTGAGCCAGAACGGGTAAAGATTTTAGGGATTCACCTAGAGCGATTCGGTATTCAAGTACAGCTTGAATATCTCGAAGCGATCGCTACCAACACTGCAAAGTTTTCAGGAGCAGAACTGGAAACCCTTGCTTCGGAAGCTGCTCTGCTGGCATTCGATGAGGATAGACCGCAGCAGGTAACGCTTGCTGACCTCGAAGCCTGTCGTCAAACGATTACCCCGCTTGCGATTCAGGACGCTGCGGCAGTTGAAAGAATGCAGGTGTGGGCATCCACCGCACGACGGGCTAGCAGTCCCGTGGTTGCAGCGAAAACTCAGTCTTTGCGTGCTGCTAAGTTTCGGAATATGAACTGA
- a CDS encoding WGR domain-containing protein produces the protein MEIYLVFVDAIRNSNKFWAAIVEDGNLTVQWGRVGYQAQTKVHTLGNHQRAITKFNNLVAEKKGKGYRESQPEIDASRSVADIRRAIQLLNIIRPAVALQNFGDTYISALNEYLKIVPTPLGMQINYHRVYRTVADIDYQQELLNSLLTTPAPIAAAVAVGHAPEATAETAVISLKTISKNFWRHL, from the coding sequence ATGGAAATCTATTTAGTTTTTGTTGATGCTATCCGAAACAGCAATAAATTCTGGGCGGCCATTGTCGAAGATGGTAACTTGACAGTGCAGTGGGGCAGAGTCGGTTATCAAGCACAAACCAAAGTTCACACATTAGGCAATCATCAGAGAGCCATTACTAAATTTAACAATCTAGTAGCCGAGAAAAAAGGTAAAGGCTACCGCGAAAGTCAGCCAGAGATTGATGCTAGCCGCAGTGTTGCAGACATTAGACGAGCTATTCAATTGTTGAATATTATCCGTCCGGCTGTTGCTCTCCAGAATTTTGGTGATACCTACATATCTGCTCTTAATGAATATCTGAAAATTGTCCCAACACCTTTGGGGATGCAGATAAATTATCACAGAGTTTACCGCACAGTAGCAGATATTGACTATCAACAAGAATTACTCAATTCCCTGTTAACGACACCCGCACCAATTGCTGCTGCGGTGGCTGTTGGTCATGCTCCTGAAGCAACAGCAGAAACCGCAGTTATCAGTCTTAAGACTATCAGTAAGAACTTCTGGCGACATTTATAA
- a CDS encoding cytochrome-c peroxidase: MVILRIVSLGLLFATFPMFLLLTGNGRFLLKSMVVQIKQGIRSLKNLKLWSFNDQESRGASSKFPVDPKRKRGESGYVKPNGIVSKLSKTITIAAIVVAAVIAGNTVSAQVTAFPPLASLKTVSVPEPDNLGDFIKDKVAAIQLGKALFWDMQVGSDGKTSCATCHFHAGADNRSKNQISPGLLRINADGTENPDTVFNVGGGPNYQLKPEDFPFHKLSNPNDPTTVVSDRNDIASSQGVINTKFVDVIPGNAEDQVTLQPDPVFNVGGVNVRRVEPRNAPTAINAVFNFRNFWDGRAQNIFNGVNSFGLRDSHASVVKAQTPNQLKFVKVSLNNSSLASQAVDPPLSSFEESSDGRTFEEIGDKFGSIDHKSASVSKGKKLPRKLAKKLFPLRPLGKQLVHPQDSVLGTDSRWPEPGLRNKSYDRLIKDAFKPEWWKSNQLIQIDAKGVRTFVKKPDRSLETNEYRLIEYNFSLFFGLAIQMYESTLIANDTPLDRFLEGNTTALTGQQQRGKQLFEGKAQCNLCHNGAELSSASVSSVQKQRIGILKIPNFSRFVFDNGFFNIGIRPTLEDVSVGGNDPFGNPLSETRLALLGSFQQLLGSPSNTTVSSKDTILADGSFKTPGLRNVELTAPYFHNGGSLTLQQVVDLYNRGGDFRQQSALAVLGLTEAEKNDLVAFLKSLTDERVRYEKAPFDHPQLFVPNGHPGDSTYVINNGSGKATDSLVEIPAVGSHGGNGTPNFLVTSRQW; the protein is encoded by the coding sequence ATGGTAATTTTACGCATAGTCAGTTTAGGGTTGCTTTTTGCTACCTTTCCAATGTTTTTGCTGCTAACCGGCAATGGTCGATTTTTGCTCAAATCGATGGTAGTGCAGATCAAGCAGGGAATTCGGAGTTTAAAAAATCTCAAATTATGGTCTTTTAATGACCAAGAGTCTCGTGGAGCATCATCTAAATTTCCAGTTGATCCAAAGCGTAAAAGGGGGGAATCTGGTTATGTAAAACCTAACGGAATAGTATCAAAACTTTCAAAAACTATAACAATTGCTGCGATCGTTGTGGCAGCAGTAATAGCTGGAAATACTGTATCTGCCCAGGTTACGGCGTTTCCACCTCTAGCTTCTCTCAAGACTGTTTCGGTTCCAGAGCCTGATAATCTTGGAGACTTTATAAAAGACAAAGTAGCCGCCATTCAGTTAGGAAAGGCTCTTTTTTGGGATATGCAAGTTGGTAGCGATGGAAAAACCTCCTGTGCTACTTGCCATTTCCATGCCGGAGCCGACAACAGATCAAAAAATCAGATATCTCCTGGTCTGCTGCGAATCAACGCCGATGGCACAGAAAACCCAGATACGGTTTTTAATGTCGGCGGTGGGCCGAACTACCAGCTCAAGCCAGAAGATTTTCCCTTTCACAAGTTGTCAAATCCAAATGATCCGACAACTGTTGTGTCTGATCGGAATGATATCGCCTCCTCCCAAGGAGTTATCAATACCAAGTTTGTTGATGTAATACCGGGTAATGCAGAAGACCAAGTAACGCTTCAACCAGATCCGGTGTTTAACGTGGGAGGTGTAAATGTACGTCGCGTCGAGCCACGTAACGCGCCAACTGCGATTAATGCAGTATTTAACTTCCGCAACTTCTGGGACGGTAGGGCGCAAAACATCTTTAATGGAGTGAATTCCTTTGGTTTGAGAGATTCTCATGCTTCTGTCGTGAAAGCACAGACTCCAAATCAGCTAAAATTTGTCAAAGTCAGCCTCAATAATTCGTCTTTAGCTTCTCAAGCAGTCGATCCACCACTTAGCTCGTTCGAGGAATCTTCTGATGGTCGTACCTTTGAAGAAATAGGTGATAAGTTCGGATCAATTGATCACAAATCCGCCAGCGTTAGCAAGGGCAAGAAACTCCCCAGAAAACTTGCTAAAAAGTTATTTCCTCTGAGACCGCTAGGGAAACAACTTGTGCATCCACAGGACAGTGTTTTAGGTACAGATAGCAGATGGCCTGAACCTGGACTGAGAAATAAAAGCTATGATCGCCTAATTAAAGATGCCTTCAAGCCGGAGTGGTGGAAGTCTAATCAACTCATTCAAATTGATGCTAAGGGTGTGAGAACTTTTGTTAAGAAACCGGATCGCTCTTTGGAAACCAATGAGTACAGGTTAATAGAGTACAACTTCTCGCTATTTTTTGGGCTGGCAATTCAAATGTACGAATCTACGCTCATCGCTAACGATACCCCACTTGATCGCTTCTTGGAAGGAAACACCACTGCCCTAACTGGGCAACAGCAACGGGGGAAACAACTGTTCGAGGGTAAAGCTCAATGCAACCTTTGTCATAATGGGGCAGAACTTAGCAGTGCTTCTGTGAGTTCTGTGCAGAAACAAAGGATTGGGATTCTTAAGATCCCTAATTTCAGTAGATTCGTCTTTGACAATGGCTTTTTCAATATCGGCATCAGACCGACATTAGAAGATGTTAGTGTTGGAGGTAATGACCCATTTGGGAATCCGCTTTCGGAAACGAGACTGGCTCTACTGGGAAGTTTCCAGCAACTTCTCGGTTCCCCATCCAACACCACAGTTAGCTCTAAGGACACAATACTTGCGGATGGTAGTTTTAAAACTCCTGGACTCCGCAATGTTGAACTGACTGCCCCTTATTTCCACAATGGTGGTTCTTTAACTTTGCAGCAAGTGGTAGACTTATACAATCGTGGCGGAGACTTCCGCCAGCAAAGCGCCCTTGCCGTGTTGGGACTAACTGAAGCCGAAAAAAATGACTTGGTAGCCTTCCTCAAATCGCTCACTGATGAGCGAGTCCGCTATGAAAAGGCGCCATTTGATCACCCACAACTGTTTGTTCCAAATGGACATCCGGGTGATTCTACATACGTGATCAATAATGGTAGTGGCAAAGCCACAGATAGTCTAGTGGAAATTCCTGCTGTTGGTAGTCATGGTGGTAATGGCACTCCAAATTTCCTCGTCACTTCAAGACAGTGGTAA
- a CDS encoding CDP-diacylglycerol diphosphatase, translating to MTGLIAADHTSKSDALWRIVHEACVPNQEKQGNPAPCTLVDLKQGYALLKDRVGKTQYLLLPTARISGIESASLLARDTPNYWKFAWDSRALISQRLGRTLARDAIGMAVNSAFGRSQNQLHIHIDCIAPDVRAQLRAHLSAIGSHWANLPFHLDGHPYRARRVDSASLQGVNPFVLLAQDVQQSIVHDMKRQTLVVLGVVFEDGSDGFILLTDTADTLQGDFAHGEELLDHACTIAQKP from the coding sequence GTGACAGGTTTGATTGCCGCCGATCATACTAGCAAGAGCGATGCCTTGTGGCGCATCGTCCATGAGGCTTGCGTCCCCAACCAAGAAAAGCAAGGCAATCCCGCGCCTTGCACCTTGGTTGATTTGAAACAGGGCTATGCCCTGTTGAAAGACCGGGTAGGAAAGACGCAATATCTGCTTCTACCAACTGCCCGGATTTCCGGCATTGAAAGCGCTAGCCTGCTGGCGAGGGATACCCCAAATTACTGGAAGTTCGCCTGGGACTCGCGCGCCCTAATATCGCAGCGCTTGGGACGAACGCTGGCGAGGGATGCGATAGGCATGGCGGTCAATTCTGCCTTTGGACGCAGCCAGAACCAGTTGCACATCCATATCGATTGCATAGCCCCCGACGTGCGGGCGCAACTACGCGCCCACTTAAGCGCCATTGGGTCGCACTGGGCGAATCTGCCTTTCCATCTGGATGGGCATCCCTATCGGGCCAGGCGCGTCGATTCCGCAAGTTTGCAAGGCGTGAATCCATTCGTGCTGCTGGCACAAGATGTACAACAATCTATAGTACATGACATGAAACGCCAGACTCTCGTGGTGCTGGGGGTGGTATTCGAGGATGGAAGCGATGGCTTCATCTTGCTGACAGATACGGCGGATACACTGCAAGGCGACTTCGCACATGGGGAGGAATTGCTTGACCATGCCTGCACCATAGCTCAGAAACCTTGA
- a CDS encoding aminotransferase class I/II-fold pyridoxal phosphate-dependent enzyme yields MPDTTDEGKIHFISPQLLKKLDYQTPISKFYASATYMSRRTEPESLDFSLGDAHEMPLPGFVEALQRWSVAQNSSWYGYKGNIPESRVTVSASLQDKRGLSILPEDIFMTNGTLVGLAICLQIVAEEGDEVIILTPPWLGYRRMVHFTGAVPVGVPVDTSTFDINLEAIAEAITERTRAIIVNSPHNPTGKIFSARTLEGLASILAEASKLYGKVIYMISDETFSRIVFDHQSCPSPTQFYPFSFLVYGYSKTLMAPGQRIGYIALPSTMPKREEIRRVIAMLQASAFGWCFPSVLMQYALSDLEKININMEHLQKKRDWMDSSLRGMGYQLHTPDGTFFLLVRSPWEDDCAFAELLASHDVFVLPGTPQEIPGYFRISLTASEEMISRALPKFQAAIKYAVG; encoded by the coding sequence ATGCCGGATACGACAGATGAAGGCAAAATTCACTTCATATCACCACAGTTATTGAAGAAATTAGATTACCAAACGCCTATAAGTAAATTTTACGCTTCAGCGACCTATATGAGTCGCCGAACTGAGCCGGAAAGCCTTGATTTTTCCTTGGGTGATGCTCATGAAATGCCACTTCCAGGGTTTGTAGAAGCCCTGCAACGTTGGAGTGTAGCACAAAACTCCAGTTGGTATGGCTACAAGGGAAATATTCCCGAATCACGGGTTACTGTATCTGCATCTCTTCAGGATAAACGTGGACTTTCTATATTGCCTGAAGATATTTTTATGACTAATGGGACTCTAGTCGGTTTGGCGATTTGTCTGCAAATAGTAGCTGAGGAAGGGGATGAGGTAATTATTTTGACTCCACCCTGGTTAGGTTATAGGCGTATGGTGCATTTTACAGGTGCGGTTCCAGTGGGTGTGCCTGTAGATACCAGCACCTTCGATATAAATTTGGAGGCGATCGCTGAAGCAATTACCGAACGAACTCGGGCAATAATTGTTAATTCACCTCACAACCCTACAGGTAAGATTTTTTCAGCTAGGACTTTAGAGGGTTTGGCAAGTATACTAGCTGAGGCTTCTAAACTGTACGGCAAGGTGATTTACATGATTTCAGATGAAACCTTCAGCCGCATTGTTTTTGATCACCAATCTTGTCCCAGCCCGACCCAGTTTTACCCATTTTCTTTCTTGGTATATGGTTACAGTAAAACCTTAATGGCTCCCGGTCAACGTATCGGATATATCGCTCTTCCTTCCACTATGCCCAAGCGGGAAGAAATAAGGCGAGTAATCGCTATGTTACAAGCAAGTGCTTTTGGTTGGTGTTTTCCTAGCGTACTAATGCAGTATGCCCTAAGCGACTTGGAAAAAATAAACATAAATATGGAGCATTTACAAAAAAAGCGAGATTGGATGGATTCGTCGCTGCGAGGCATGGGTTATCAACTGCATACCCCCGATGGAACATTCTTTTTGTTGGTGCGATCTCCTTGGGAAGATGACTGTGCTTTTGCGGAACTACTGGCAAGTCACGATGTATTTGTTTTACCAGGTACACCCCAGGAAATACCCGGTTACTTTCGGATTTCCCTTACTGCCAGCGAAGAAATGATTTCTCGTGCCTTACCCAAATTTCAAGCAGCGATAAAATACGCTGTTGGATAA
- the msrA gene encoding peptide-methionine (S)-S-oxide reductase MsrA, whose product MQNTNLQKATFGAGCFWGVEAAFRQVKGVTSTAVGYSGGHFENPTYEDVCRAKTGHAEVVEVEYDPVIVSYDELLNVFWNKHNPTASNHQELDVGYQYRSVIFFHTPEQELLARASKEQLENSSRYHKNPIVTEIVAASQFYRAEEYHQQYLEKHGRASYRRG is encoded by the coding sequence ATGCAAAACACTAATCTACAAAAAGCAACATTTGGAGCAGGCTGTTTCTGGGGAGTTGAAGCAGCATTTCGTCAAGTAAAGGGAGTAACTTCTACAGCAGTTGGTTACAGTGGCGGACACTTTGAGAATCCAACCTACGAAGATGTCTGTAGAGCAAAAACTGGACATGCTGAGGTAGTGGAAGTGGAATACGATCCGGTAATAGTATCTTATGATGAACTACTAAATGTGTTTTGGAATAAGCACAATCCCACAGCATCAAACCATCAGGAGCTAGATGTTGGTTATCAATATCGGTCAGTGATATTTTTCCACACACCAGAGCAGGAATTATTAGCAAGAGCCTCCAAGGAGCAGCTTGAAAATAGTTCTCGTTATCACAAAAATCCAATTGTGACGGAGATTGTAGCTGCATCACAATTTTATAGAGCAGAAGAGTATCATCAGCAATATCTGGAGAAGCATGGACGAGCATCTTACAGAAGAGGCTAA
- a CDS encoding RpoD/SigA family RNA polymerase sigma factor, which produces MSSLSPDMVRIYLQEIGRYPMLTADQEIAYGRQVQQIMAIEQRKNELTQQLDREPTMVELAVDVDKSELEIAQIQNLGQRAKQKMVTANLRLVVSIAKKYQKRNLEFLDLLQEGAIGLQRGVEKFDPNRGYKLSTYVYWWITQSITRAIAEKSRTVRLPIHITEQLNKIKKVQRELFQTLGRPASVVEIAETLDLQPSQIRDFLSSSKQPISLDVKIGDNQDTELSQLLPDEGISPDEHITKELLRQDINSLLESLKPTQREVLILRFGLENDQELTLAQIGEKLNVSRERVRQIQQQAITVLRRQKTEIQQYLVS; this is translated from the coding sequence ATGTCCAGCCTGAGTCCAGACATGGTTCGTATCTATTTGCAAGAGATTGGTCGTTACCCAATGCTAACCGCAGACCAAGAAATTGCTTATGGGAGGCAGGTACAGCAAATCATGGCAATTGAGCAAAGAAAAAATGAACTCACCCAACAACTAGATCGTGAGCCAACAATGGTCGAATTAGCTGTTGATGTTGACAAAAGTGAATTGGAAATAGCTCAAATACAAAATCTTGGGCAACGAGCCAAACAAAAAATGGTGACAGCAAACCTGCGTCTGGTGGTTTCGATTGCCAAAAAATATCAGAAGCGCAATCTGGAATTCTTAGATTTGCTGCAAGAAGGGGCAATAGGTTTACAAAGGGGTGTAGAAAAATTTGACCCCAATCGCGGCTATAAGCTTTCCACCTACGTATACTGGTGGATTACGCAGTCAATCACACGGGCAATTGCAGAGAAATCTCGTACTGTACGCTTGCCAATTCATATCACCGAACAACTGAACAAAATTAAGAAAGTACAGCGAGAATTATTTCAGACACTGGGTCGTCCAGCCAGTGTTGTAGAAATTGCTGAAACTTTAGACTTACAACCAAGCCAGATTAGGGATTTTCTCAGCAGTTCAAAGCAGCCAATTTCTCTAGATGTAAAGATTGGAGATAACCAAGACACAGAACTTAGTCAACTTTTACCAGATGAGGGCATATCTCCAGACGAACATATCACCAAAGAGCTTTTGCGCCAAGACATTAATAGTTTATTAGAATCACTCAAACCGACGCAACGTGAAGTATTAATTTTGCGTTTTGGGTTAGAGAACGATCAAGAACTAACTTTAGCTCAGATTGGAGAGAAATTGAATGTTAGTAGAGAACGAGTTCGCCAAATTCAGCAGCAAGCAATCACTGTTCTACGTCGTCAAAAAACTGAAATTCAACAGTATTTAGTTTCCTGA
- a CDS encoding AIPR family protein: protein MPKTWNIKIDNYFLAFPNCIIATAHVYSFPTDLPLEPNIREPNRKSATYRQVFDSLTTEPEKFFSRHSGIVLSANKVKPVKNKTELELEVLEANEGGSDGIINGGHTVLAFEQAKNYKYDLTEARVKVTIHIGLSEESAKDIALASNTTTPVDSRSKVNARGDYKFIKQYLAQLEQKEDRKFRIAYYQNQSGAPRNAQCNVTHLLKLLYCLDRNKYNPDGNKRTKHPVGMSLPSNITDAERERLTALLPLLTHALWIEQRLYEIIQEHISNPRRKGANDLASIDIRKTTLLPDSKYSFGFSAPTDLALPIIASYRVFLDKDYKWILPFNEFAEDFLQHLWNNYFRKYLVSEKTAGNTVGTKISRNQEIWESLYISAQSYLNQHLMKMVNSSKQEEESHVTQGANKRAKGKRGELNATTVPK, encoded by the coding sequence ATGCCCAAGACTTGGAACATCAAGATAGATAACTATTTTCTAGCCTTCCCCAATTGCATCATCGCCACTGCTCATGTATACTCGTTCCCCACAGACCTGCCGCTAGAACCGAACATCCGCGAACCAAACCGCAAAAGCGCGACCTACAGACAAGTTTTCGACTCACTGACAACCGAACCTGAAAAATTCTTCTCTCGCCACAGTGGAATCGTTCTGTCAGCCAATAAAGTTAAGCCTGTCAAGAACAAAACTGAACTAGAGCTAGAAGTCTTAGAAGCTAACGAGGGTGGCAGCGACGGCATTATCAACGGGGGGCATACAGTTTTAGCATTTGAGCAAGCGAAAAATTACAAATATGACCTAACCGAAGCTAGGGTAAAAGTTACGATCCACATCGGATTGAGTGAAGAATCAGCTAAAGATATAGCCCTAGCTTCAAATACTACAACACCAGTAGATTCTCGCTCCAAAGTCAACGCCAGGGGTGATTACAAATTCATCAAGCAGTATTTAGCCCAGTTAGAACAGAAGGAAGATAGAAAATTCCGCATCGCTTATTACCAAAACCAAAGCGGCGCTCCTAGAAACGCCCAGTGCAATGTCACCCATTTGCTCAAGCTCCTTTACTGCCTCGACAGAAATAAATACAACCCCGACGGCAATAAACGAACCAAGCATCCAGTAGGAATGAGTCTTCCAAGTAACATCACAGATGCAGAAAGGGAAAGATTAACCGCTTTACTGCCTCTCTTGACTCATGCCCTGTGGATAGAGCAAAGGCTGTACGAAATAATCCAAGAACATATCAGCAACCCCAGAAGAAAGGGTGCTAACGACCTAGCATCAATTGATATACGTAAAACTACATTGTTGCCTGACAGCAAGTATTCATTCGGGTTTAGTGCGCCAACCGACTTGGCACTACCAATAATTGCATCCTATCGGGTATTTTTGGACAAGGACTATAAATGGATTCTGCCGTTTAACGAATTCGCTGAAGATTTCCTCCAACACCTGTGGAATAACTATTTCCGCAAATACTTGGTGTCGGAGAAAACAGCAGGAAATACAGTCGGCACAAAAATCAGCCGCAATCAAGAGATTTGGGAAAGTCTGTATATATCGGCGCAAAGTTATCTAAATCAGCACTTGATGAAAATGGTCAACTCTAGTAAGCAAGAAGAAGAATCTCATGTGACACAAGGTGCAAACAAGAGGGCAAAAGGGAAAAGGGGTGAACTCAACGCGACTACTGTTCCCAAATAG
- a CDS encoding DUF2811 domain-containing protein: MNSTQNIFTTLPETLHQSLNTYLEKHPDWDEHRLITAAISLFLLQNADGDRGVSQVYLETLFRHG; the protein is encoded by the coding sequence ATGAACTCAACCCAAAACATCTTTACTACTCTTCCCGAAACGCTACATCAATCTCTCAATACCTACCTAGAAAAACATCCTGATTGGGATGAACATCGCCTTATTACCGCAGCCATCTCCCTGTTTCTGCTACAAAATGCAGATGGCGATCGCGGTGTTTCCCAAGTTTATCTCGAAACTCTGTTTCGTCACGGCTAA